The nucleotide window CGAGGCGTACCGGTCGGTGGTAGAGTTCCTCGCGGAGTACGTGTAGGCAACGCTTAACTACCTGCCGACACCCCGTTCGGCAGATGATCACAGACGGTCTCTCGTACCCGGTGTCGGGCGACGACGGTCTCAAGCGACTGCTGATCGGGTCGGTGCTCGGGTTCGCCAGCGTACTCGTGTTGCCGGCGTTCCTCCTCCTGGGTTACTCCGTCCGGGTGCTCGGGGACGCCGCCCACGGCGGGACCGAGCCGCCGGCGTTCGACGACTGGGGGGAGATGTTCGTCACCGGACTGAAGGCGACGCTCGTGGCGGTCGTCTACGGGTTGGTGCCGTTCGGGCTGGTCGTCCTCCTGGCGGTAACGATCCTGAGCGGTGCGGCCGTCGGCGGGGACGCCGGTGGACTCCTGGCCGGGGTCGGACTCCTGGGCGTGTTGCTGTCGGTCGTGGCGTCAGTCCTCGTCTACTACCTCGTCCCCGCGGCCCTGACGAACATGGCCGTCGACGGCCAGATGGGTGCCGCGTTCGACCTCGGTCGGCTGAAGCGCGTGTTGCTCAGCGGCGACTATCTGCTCGCGTGGCTCGCTCCGGTGGCGCTGGCGGTCGTGTTGAACGTCGTCACGGTAATTCTCGTGGCGACGATCGTCGGGGCCCTGCTCGTCCCGATCGTCCAGTTCTACGTCCAGGTGGCCGTCCTGTACATGTTCGGCCGCGCGTACGGCGAGGTGACGGGGACGGCCGAGGGGCGTCAGACGCCGACCGGCGCCGGAGCTGGCCGGGACAACTCAGACACGAAACTCCGTTAGAGTGAACACGACGGCTCACGAAGACCGTGGTATGAGTACACAACAAGAACCGGGCGAGCGGACGATCCGGTGTCTGATCGCCAAGGTAGGGCTAGACGGCCACGACCGGGGCGCACACGTCATCGCGCGGGCGTTCCGCGACGCCGGCTTCGAGGTGATCTACTCCGGGCTCCACCGTGCGCCCGACGAGATCGTCCAGGCGGCCGTCCAAGAGGACGTGGACGTCCTCGGGATCTCTATCCTCTCGGGGGCTCACAACACGCTCGTCCCGAAGATCGTCGACGGGTTGGAGGAGTACGGCGCCTTCGAGGACACCCTGTTTCTCGTCGGCGGGATCGTCCCGGACGAGGACCGCGAGACGCTGAAGGGGCTGGGCGTCGCCGAGATCTTCGGCCCGGGCACGCCGATGGAGGAGACGATCGAGTTCGTCGAGGCGAACGCCCCCCAGAACCGATGACGAGCGCCGACCAGGGACAGGGGATCGACCCGGACGACGCCGACCGCGACGGCGGCGGCGACGGGCGAGACCCCGAACGCGACGACGTGGACGACTCGGACGACGACCACGCCGCACTGGTCGAGGAGCTGTTGGAGGGGCGTCACCGCGCGCTGGCGCGGGTCATCACCAAGATCGAGAACCGTGCACCGGGCTACCGAGAGATCGTCTCCCGGCTCCACGAACACACCGGCGCCGCGAGCGTCGTCGGGATCACCGGCTCGCCCGGTGCGGGCAAGTCGACGCTGGTCGACAAGCTGGCGAAGGCGTACCGCGACCGGGGGGAGACGGTCGGCGTGATCGCGGTCGACCCCTCCTCGCCGTACACCGGCGGCGCGGTCCTGGGCGACCGGATCCGGATGGCGTCGAACGTCGGCGACATGGACGTGTTCTTCCGGTCGATGTCCGCCCGCGGGAGCCTCGGCGGGCTGTCGACGGCCACCTCGGACGCGGTGAAGGCGTTGGACGCCTTCGGCAAGGACCGCGTGATCGTCGAGACGGTCGGCGCCGGCCAGAACGAGGTGGACGTGGTCAAGACCGCAGAGACCGTCTGTGTCCTGGTCCAGCCCGGATCCGGCGACGACGTACAGATGCTGAAGGCCGGCATCCTGGAGATCGGCGACGTGTTCGTCGTCAACAAGGCGGACATCGACGGCGCCCAACAGACGGTCGCCGAGCTGGAGGAGATGCTCCACATGCGCGACGACCCGACGAAGAACCTGAACACGGGTCACCACGGTCCGGTGTCGACGGACGACCTCGGCGCCGACGGCGACGACAGTGACGACGACAGAGACGCCTGGGAGCCGACGGTGTTGGAGACGGTCGCCACCGCCGGCGAGGGGGTCGAGGAGCTGATCGAGACGGTCGACGACCACCGCGACCACCTGGAGGCCACCGGGCAGTTGGCCGCCCACGCCCGGACGCGCTACGCCGAGGAGATCAGACAGCTGTTGCGGGCCGACACCGCGACGTTGTTGGAGGGGGAGTTGGCCGCCCGCGGCGGCGTAGAGCGGCTCGCCGAACGGGTCGCCGACCGCGAGACGGACCCGTACGCCGTCGTCGACGAGATCGTCGAGCCGTTGGCGGACTGTCTCGACGGGCGGCGGCCGGACGACTGACGCCGGTCAGGCTCGCTCGACGGCCGCCCCGACGACCGGCTCGGTGGCGGTGCCGGACTGGGTGTCGTCGGCGACCGGGAGCCGGAGTCTGACGACACTCCCCCGCGGCTCGTTTTGCTCGTACTGGAGTTCACCACCCAGTCGCGTCACCGCCCACCGCACCGCCCACAGTCCCAGCCCGCTGCCGTGTTCCAGCGGAGTCTCTTCTCCCTCCTCGATGGCCGTCCACTCGTGGGTCGGGATCCCCGGGCCGTTGTCGCGCACCGTCACCTCGACCGGGTACGCCCCCTCGCAGTCCGTCGTGACGGTGACGACGACCCGCGGGTCGTCGGTGTCGTTGTGGACGACCGCGTTCTGTGCGAGGTGGCTCAGCGAGCGGTACAGCAGTTCCGGGTCCGTCTCCACCCGGGCGTCCGGCGGGACGTTCGTCTCGACGGTGAGACTCGCCGCCTCCTCGTGGAGGTCGGCCGCGATCTCCGAGACGAACGACCCCAGGTCCACTTCGCGGGTCTCGGGGTCGTGGTCGAACAGCTGTGCGGCCTCGCGGGCCCGTTCCCCGAGCGTGATGAGGTTGTCCGACGCCTCCACGATCCGGTCGGCCGCCAGATCGTTCGACACCCCCTCGTTGCCGATCTCCTGTGCGAACCCGCGGACGACCGACAGCTCGTTGCGGAGGTTGTGACGGACGACCCGGTTGAGAACGGCCAGCCGTTGCTCGCGGAGCTTCTGGTCCGTGATGTCGGCCAAGACGACGATCGTGCCACGGACGCGGTCGCGGTGGTCGTGGAGCTGTGACACCCGCGGGGCGAACTGGCGGCGACCCTCGTCGGTGATGAGTTCGACGCTGTCCGTGGCGACGAGTTCCGAGAGGGTGGCGCCGATCACGGCCGGCAGCGGGTCACCCGTAGCCGCCGCCTCCTGCACCTCGAACTGTCGGTCGAAGGCGTCGTTCGTCTCGATCACGTCGCCGTCGGCGTCCAGGAACGCGACGGGGTCGGTGATCTCGTCGGCCAGCCGGCGGCGGCCGTACCGGCCGGCCGCGGGCGTCGTGTCGAACACGTCCCACAGGGTCGTGCCGCCGCCGACGGCGACACCGCCGACGAGCGTGGCGACGGCCAACGACGACGCCGGCGCCGGCGTCGCGCTGGCGAAGGCGACGGCCAACAACGGCGCCGCGACCGGCAGCCACAGCGCCGCCCCGGCGGACGACTCGACGCTGTCGTACGCGAGACTGCTGTACAGGTGGAGCGCACTCCCGCTGACGACGAGCAGGAACGTCCCCAACACCGCGACCGAGGCGGCGACGGCCACGAGCGGTGAGTCCGAGAGCCCGGTCGGCAGTCCGACCGTCGCGCTGACGAGCGTCCAGGCCGCGAACACGACCGGCGGCGTCGCCGCGGCCGTCACCCGGGGCCAGGTGGCCAACTCCCCGTTGCCGGTGTACTGGAGCACGAACACGAGCCACGGGACGGTCGCGGCCACGGTCGCGGCGCCGACGAGCGCTCTCATCGTCGTCGTGTCGCCGGGCGCCGCGACGACGACGGCCGCGGTGGCACCGGCGGTGACCAGGAGCGTGGCCGTAGCGAGGCTGTTCGTCCCCGCTTCGTCCGACCGGAACGCCGCGAGCGTCCCGACGGCGTACAGGAGTCCGCCCACAGTCGACGGGAGGACCACCGTGACGAACGGGGATAGCATACGGATTTCTCCGGTGCTTTCCTACATAAAATCCCGGTCCGGGTATCCGCGTCGGTAGCCCCGAGACAGTGTGTCAGTCGCCGTCGGAGTCGATCCGGCGGGCGACCGCCGCGAGGACGGCCACAGTTCCCGTCACCACACCTAATCCGGGTGCGCGTGTCGCGGTCGACTCCGTCCGCGGCTCCGTCGCAGTCGCCGTCCGCGTCGGGGTCGTGGTCGGCGACTCCCTCGTGGTCGGGGTCCGGGTCTCCGGCGTGGCGCTCCCCAGCGTCGCCAGCGTCGCCCGCGACCCGCGTCCGGAGCCGTCGTGTGTCTCGGTGATCGCGTACACGCGGCCGGCACCGTCGGCGGCGTAGACGACGCCGCCGGCGACCGTCGGCGGAGCCGCGACCGGTGTGTCGGCCTGGAACGACCACACTGGCGTCCCGTCGGCGACGGAGACGGCGTACAGGCTGCCGTCGGCGCTGCCGGCGTACACGCGGTCGGCGGCGACGGTCGGCGCCGACGACAGCTCCCCGTCGGTCTGGAACCGCCAGCCGCCCGTCCCGTCGGCGCCGACCGCGTGGAGCGTCCCGTCCTCGCTGCCGGCGTAGACGACCCCGTCCGCGACCGTCGGCGCCGCCGACACCCCGCTACCGGCGTCGTACGTCCACCGGCGGTCGCCGGTCGCGGCGTCGACCGCCGACAGCCGGCCGCCGTCGTCGCCGACGTACACCGTGCCGTCCGCGACCGTCGGCGCCTCCCGGACCCACCCCGCCGTCTCCAGCGTCCACCGACGGCTGCCGTCCGCGCCGACGGCGAGCAGCCGCCCGGGGCGACCGCTGCCGACGTAGACGGTCCCGTCGACGACCGTCGGCGCCGTGAGTCCGTACCCCTTCGGGGTCAGTGTCCAGCGGGTCTCTCCCGTGGCCGCGTCGACCGCGTACAGCGTGTGGTCGTAGTCGCCGGCGTAGACGACCCCGTCCGCGACCGTCGGCGACGACCGGATCGTCCCGGTGGACAGCCGCCACCGAACTGCGCCGGTCGCGGCGTCCAACGCGATCAGTTCGCCGTCGTCGCCGTCGCCGCCGACGCCAGCGTACACCACGCCGTCCGCGATCGCCGGCGCCCCGGCGACGTAGCCGTCCAGCCGACGACGCCACCGGATCCGACTTGTCTCCGTGTCGACCGCGAGCACCGCACCCGCGTCTGTGTCGGCGACGCCGACGTACGCCGTCCCGTCGACGACCGTCGGGGCTCCGTACACCGGGCCACCGGCGGCGACGGTCCACTGGACGCCGACATCGACCCCCGAGACTACCGTGTCCGTGTCCCCGTCTGCGTCGGTGACCGCGAGCCGGACGGGCTTGGTTCCCGGCGTGTCAAAGGATACCGCCGTCGACCGGCCGGTTCCGACGGGCTCGCCGTCGAACGACCACTCGTACGACAACGGCGTCGCGCCGCCGGTGGAGTCGCCGGCGTCGAGTCGGACGGCGTCACCGACCTCGGGGTTCGGGTCGCCAGACCGGATTCGGGCCGTCGGCCCCGGGACGGCTCCGTCGCCCATCGCCAGTTGCGCGCGAGAGTCGGCGCTCGTGGCGTCCCCCTCCGTCTGGGCGGCCAGGAGGCGGTCCGGTCGGCCGACCCGGTTCTCGACGCCGTACAGCGTCCCGTCGACGACGAAGAGCCCGTGTGCGTGCCAGTCGGCTCGGAAGCGTCGGCGGCGACGCCCGGTTCCGGCGTCCAGCGCTGCGACACCGTCGGCACCGTCGACGCAGACGACCCCGCCCGCGACCGTCGGGGTGACGGGCTCTACGTCGACCCGGCTGTGCCAGCGTCTGTCGCCGCTCTCGGGGTCGAGTGCGACGAGTGACCACCCGTCGCCGTCGTCTGCCGTCGGCACGAACAGCCGGCCGCCGGCGACCGTCGGCGTGACGGCCGCCGCCCCGACGGTCGCGCGCCACCGTGTCTCGCCGGTCGCGGCGTCGGCGGCGACGACCGCTCCGTCCCCGTCGACGACGTAGACCGTGTCCTCGACGACGGTGACGCCGCCGGCGTCGAACCGGTTGACCCCGGCCGGGCGGTCGGACACCTGGAGTCGCCACAGTTCGTCGCCGGCGGCGTCGAACGCCCAGACACCCGTCCGGTCGACGGCGTACACGCGGCCGTCGGCGACGACCGGCGCACCGTTCACCGGCTCGCTCGTCGACGCCCGCCAGCGTTCCGTCCCGTCGTCGGCCGCGACGGCGTGGACGCTCCCGGCCACGGTGCCGGCGTAGACCGTGTCGCCGGCGGCGGCGACGGCCGCGACGGGCGGGCCGTCGAGTCTCGTCTGCCACGCCCGCTCGCCCGTCTCGGCGTCGACGGCGGACAGTCGCCCGTCAGCGTCTCCGTTCGGACCGAGTTCGCCGCCGCCGACGTACACCGTGCCGCCCGCGACCGCGGGCGTCGCGCTCACGTCCCGCCCGGTGGTGTGCGTCCACCGACGCTCCCCGGTGTCCGGCCGGACCGCGACGACTCGGCCGTCGGAACTGCCGAGACAGACGACGCCGTCACCGACCGCGACCTCGCCGCGGACGTAGCCGCGGACCGGTTCGCGCCACCGGAGTTCGCCCGGAGTCGCCGTGGCCGTGCCCGTCGCGGCCGTCAGCCCGGTCACTCCGGCACCGGCGGCCGCCAAGAGTCGCCGGCGGGAGACTGCGCTGTGGTCGGTCGTCTCACTGTGCGCCGTGTCCGTGGCCGTCCGCCGGCCGTGTGGCTCGGGTGACATCGTCTGCGGGGGTGGCCTCCCCCGACGCGACTGCAGACTGGAGGGTCAGGCGGGGGAGTGCTCGTATGGTCCAGGGACGGAGGTCCCAGTAATAAATCGGGCGGTCGTAGACGGAACGGCTACTCCGGCGGACTGTAGTCGCCGCCGTACTTCACGAAGAAGTACGTCAGCCCGAGCGTCGTCACCATCGCCACGCTGGCGGCGACGCCGATCGTCTTCGCGGAGTCGGGGATCGTCGGGGCGCCGCCGGCACCGCCGCCCCCGCCGCTCGACGACTCGACGGCCTTCGTCGCGACGTCGCCGCCGACCGCGATTCCACCGACCATCCCGAGGCCCTTGTGGGGCTGGCAGTAGTACTTGTAGAGCCCTCCGCTCTCGAAGGTGATCTCGTGGGTGAAGCCGCTCCCTTCGAGCCCCTCGTGGCCGGAGACCCCGGCACCGTCTGGCATCGCCTCGAACAGGACGTTGTGCGACTGGTTGCCGACCCACTCGAACGTCACCTTCGTCCCGGTGTCGATCCAGAGGTTCGTCGGCGCGAACGCGACGCCGCCGCCGGCGCCGACCTTCACCGTCACCTCCTTACTCCCGCGCTTGTCGGCGTAGTCCCCACCCTTGGCGCCGTCCGTGTAGCCGCCGAAGTCGGGCTGCTTGCTCTGTGCAGTCGCCGGCGCCGACGCCCCGGCACCGAGTGCCGTCGCGCCCGCCGCCGTCCGCACGAACCCACGGCGACTCATCCCGTCGCTCATAGCCGCCCGTAGCCTGCTGGGGGACGTGAATCCATCGGTTCGCCCTCCCCCGCGGGCGTCCGCCGTCAGTGATTCATACCGTGGAGAACCAACTCCGAGCGTGGCGACAACAGACGACCACCTCCGTTTCTTCCCGTACGAGGAGCCGTACCCGAACCAACGGGAGGCGATGGACCGGGTCGGCAACGCCCTCGCGCGCGGCCAGGACGTGTTGTTCGAAGGGGCGCCCGGAACGGGCAAGACGCTGTCGGCGCTCGTGCCGGCGCTGAACCACGCCCGTGAACACGACCGGACGGTGGTCATCACGACGAACGTCCACCAACAGATGCGGCAGTTCGTCGCCGACGCTCGCGCGATCAACGAGGTGGAGCCGATCGACGCCGTCGTCTTCCGCGGGAAGTCGTCGATGTGTCACATCGACGTGGACTACCAGGAGTGTCAGACGCTACGGGACACGACCCGGACCCTCGTGGAGGACCAGCAGGACCGTGATCGACTGGAGCGGCGCGCCCGCGAACTCCGAGACCGGATGCGCGAGGGTGACGACGACGCCGCGGAGGCGTACGAGGCGGTGGCCGAGGAGTTGGAGGAGTTGGACGACCAGATCGACGAGGAGGCGGCGAACGTCTGTGACTACTACCGACAGAACCTCACGGGCGACACGGACGACTTCTTCGCGTGGCTGTTCGACGACGTGCGGACACCCGACGAGATCTACGAGTACGCCGGCGAACGCGGGTTCTGTGGCTACGAACTGCTGAAGGAGGGGATGGAGAACGTGGAGTTGGTGGTCTGCAACTACCACCACCTGCTGGACCCGACGATCCGCGAGCA belongs to Halobaculum sp. MBLA0143 and includes:
- a CDS encoding DUF4013 domain-containing protein; this translates as MITDGLSYPVSGDDGLKRLLIGSVLGFASVLVLPAFLLLGYSVRVLGDAAHGGTEPPAFDDWGEMFVTGLKATLVAVVYGLVPFGLVVLLAVTILSGAAVGGDAGGLLAGVGLLGVLLSVVASVLVYYLVPAALTNMAVDGQMGAAFDLGRLKRVLLSGDYLLAWLAPVALAVVLNVVTVILVATIVGALLVPIVQFYVQVAVLYMFGRAYGEVTGTAEGRQTPTGAGAGRDNSDTKLR
- a CDS encoding cobalamin B12-binding domain-containing protein, which produces MSTQQEPGERTIRCLIAKVGLDGHDRGAHVIARAFRDAGFEVIYSGLHRAPDEIVQAAVQEDVDVLGISILSGAHNTLVPKIVDGLEEYGAFEDTLFLVGGIVPDEDRETLKGLGVAEIFGPGTPMEETIEFVEANAPQNR
- the meaB gene encoding methylmalonyl Co-A mutase-associated GTPase MeaB, translating into MTSADQGQGIDPDDADRDGGGDGRDPERDDVDDSDDDHAALVEELLEGRHRALARVITKIENRAPGYREIVSRLHEHTGAASVVGITGSPGAGKSTLVDKLAKAYRDRGETVGVIAVDPSSPYTGGAVLGDRIRMASNVGDMDVFFRSMSARGSLGGLSTATSDAVKALDAFGKDRVIVETVGAGQNEVDVVKTAETVCVLVQPGSGDDVQMLKAGILEIGDVFVVNKADIDGAQQTVAELEEMLHMRDDPTKNLNTGHHGPVSTDDLGADGDDSDDDRDAWEPTVLETVATAGEGVEELIETVDDHRDHLEATGQLAAHARTRYAEEIRQLLRADTATLLEGELAARGGVERLAERVADRETDPYAVVDEIVEPLADCLDGRRPDD
- a CDS encoding ATP-binding protein produces the protein MLSPFVTVVLPSTVGGLLYAVGTLAAFRSDEAGTNSLATATLLVTAGATAAVVVAAPGDTTTMRALVGAATVAATVPWLVFVLQYTGNGELATWPRVTAAATPPVVFAAWTLVSATVGLPTGLSDSPLVAVAASVAVLGTFLLVVSGSALHLYSSLAYDSVESSAGAALWLPVAAPLLAVAFASATPAPASSLAVATLVGGVAVGGGTTLWDVFDTTPAAGRYGRRRLADEITDPVAFLDADGDVIETNDAFDRQFEVQEAAATGDPLPAVIGATLSELVATDSVELITDEGRRQFAPRVSQLHDHRDRVRGTIVVLADITDQKLREQRLAVLNRVVRHNLRNELSVVRGFAQEIGNEGVSNDLAADRIVEASDNLITLGERAREAAQLFDHDPETREVDLGSFVSEIAADLHEEAASLTVETNVPPDARVETDPELLYRSLSHLAQNAVVHNDTDDPRVVVTVTTDCEGAYPVEVTVRDNGPGIPTHEWTAIEEGEETPLEHGSGLGLWAVRWAVTRLGGELQYEQNEPRGSVVRLRLPVADDTQSGTATEPVVGAAVERA
- a CDS encoding PQQ-binding-like beta-propeller repeat protein translates to MSPEPHGRRTATDTAHSETTDHSAVSRRRLLAAAGAGVTGLTAATGTATATPGELRWREPVRGYVRGEVAVGDGVVCLGSSDGRVVAVRPDTGERRWTHTTGRDVSATPAVAGGTVYVGGGELGPNGDADGRLSAVDAETGERAWQTRLDGPPVAAVAAAGDTVYAGTVAGSVHAVAADDGTERWRASTSEPVNGAPVVADGRVYAVDRTGVWAFDAAGDELWRLQVSDRPAGVNRFDAGGVTVVEDTVYVVDGDGAVVAADAATGETRWRATVGAAAVTPTVAGGRLFVPTADDGDGWSLVALDPESGDRRWHSRVDVEPVTPTVAGGVVCVDGADGVAALDAGTGRRRRRFRADWHAHGLFVVDGTLYGVENRVGRPDRLLAAQTEGDATSADSRAQLAMGDGAVPGPTARIRSGDPNPEVGDAVRLDAGDSTGGATPLSYEWSFDGEPVGTGRSTAVSFDTPGTKPVRLAVTDADGDTDTVVSGVDVGVQWTVAAGGPVYGAPTVVDGTAYVGVADTDAGAVLAVDTETSRIRWRRRLDGYVAGAPAIADGVVYAGVGGDGDDGELIALDAATGAVRWRLSTGTIRSSPTVADGVVYAGDYDHTLYAVDAATGETRWTLTPKGYGLTAPTVVDGTVYVGSGRPGRLLAVGADGSRRWTLETAGWVREAPTVADGTVYVGDDGGRLSAVDAATGDRRWTYDAGSGVSAAPTVADGVVYAGSEDGTLHAVGADGTGGWRFQTDGELSSAPTVAADRVYAGSADGSLYAVSVADGTPVWSFQADTPVAAPPTVAGGVVYAADGAGRVYAITETHDGSGRGSRATLATLGSATPETRTPTTRESPTTTPTRTATATEPRTESTATRAPGLGVVTGTVAVLAAVARRIDSDGD
- a CDS encoding plastocyanin/azurin family copper-binding protein; translation: MSDGMSRRGFVRTAAGATALGAGASAPATAQSKQPDFGGYTDGAKGGDYADKRGSKEVTVKVGAGGGVAFAPTNLWIDTGTKVTFEWVGNQSHNVLFEAMPDGAGVSGHEGLEGSGFTHEITFESGGLYKYYCQPHKGLGMVGGIAVGGDVATKAVESSSGGGGGAGGAPTIPDSAKTIGVAASVAMVTTLGLTYFFVKYGGDYSPPE